Proteins encoded by one window of Pseudomonas sp. LS44:
- a CDS encoding acyl-CoA dehydrogenase family protein, which translates to MPWQRLLETCDHLPAAAALDDWYVALHERLGETASPFELAVLGGRLAASPGLAFLAGYQGALRALWPSAPATLGALCVTENKSVRPADLQTRLDGLSLNGRKDFVTAADAADWLLVAARDEIPGNAPRVALVVVYRDTPGVRVETLPALPLMPDISHGRLHLDGAHCERLAGDGWDDYTKPFRTLEDVHVMAALSAWQYGIGVAHDWPHALRLQLLGLLAGCAEVARQPARSLVTHVLLGGLFAQQLALRAQIDAAFAAGPAELAAVWQRDSRLLDVASGARGKRLEKAQAQFA; encoded by the coding sequence ATGCCCTGGCAGCGTCTGTTGGAAACCTGCGATCACTTGCCGGCTGCAGCCGCGCTGGATGACTGGTATGTCGCGCTGCACGAACGCCTCGGTGAGACGGCCAGCCCGTTCGAACTGGCGGTGCTCGGCGGCCGCCTGGCAGCGTCGCCCGGGCTGGCGTTTCTCGCCGGCTACCAAGGCGCCTTGCGTGCGTTGTGGCCGTCCGCTCCGGCAACCCTCGGTGCGTTGTGCGTGACGGAGAACAAGAGCGTGCGCCCGGCCGATCTGCAGACTCGTCTGGACGGTCTGAGCCTCAATGGCCGCAAGGATTTCGTCACCGCTGCCGATGCCGCCGACTGGCTGCTGGTCGCCGCCCGCGACGAAATCCCTGGCAATGCTCCGCGGGTCGCCTTGGTCGTGGTGTACCGCGACACACCGGGCGTGCGCGTCGAGACGTTGCCGGCGTTGCCGCTGATGCCGGATATCAGCCACGGTCGTCTGCACCTCGATGGCGCGCATTGCGAACGCCTGGCCGGCGACGGCTGGGACGACTACACCAAACCGTTCCGCACCCTCGAGGATGTGCACGTGATGGCCGCGCTGAGCGCCTGGCAATACGGCATTGGCGTGGCCCATGACTGGCCGCACGCGCTGCGCCTGCAGTTGCTCGGGCTGCTGGCCGGTTGTGCCGAGGTGGCACGCCAGCCGGCGCGCAGCCTGGTTACCCATGTCCTGCTCGGTGGCTTGTTCGCCCAGCAGTTGGCGTTGCGCGCGCAAATCGACGCCGCGTTCGCCGCCGGCCCGGCCGAGTTGGCCGCCGTCTGGCAGCGCGACAGTCGCCTGCTCGACGTGGCCAGCGGCGCCCGCGGCAAGCGTCTGGAGAAAGCCCAGGCGCAGTTCGCGTAG
- a CDS encoding serine hydrolase, with the protein MPVSALRRLSLSLALCAAVPFACAETWPIPDWSNAPAPRNAALDALEAYAFAERDDVTRKGIRTDALLVIRDGQIIYERYAGPTTRDTPHLTWSVSKSLLAATLGAAYGAGRFKLDDAAAQYYPALAAHPQLKVGHLLNWASGLAWQEGYEYAPLTSSVVAMLYTRGRGDMAEFAADIAQEVAPGTRFRYSSGDSNLLSAALRGMVGEQAYKNYPWTALFEPLGITSAVWESDAQGTYVASSYAYMTARDLARIGLLMERDGRWEQRQLLPSAWIAFNRTPFANFQADPRKPGEAVPGGQWWLNVPINGAAKPWNDVPEDAFAALGHWGQALYVIPSEDLIVVRYGDDRDGSYSHNQLLRRVQAAFVPETAQ; encoded by the coding sequence ATGCCCGTCTCCGCCTTGCGCCGCCTGAGCCTGTCGCTCGCGTTGTGCGCCGCCGTCCCGTTTGCCTGTGCCGAAACCTGGCCAATTCCCGACTGGAGCAACGCTCCGGCACCGCGTAATGCGGCGCTCGATGCGCTCGAGGCCTATGCCTTTGCCGAGCGCGACGACGTCACCCGCAAAGGCATCCGCACCGATGCGCTACTGGTGATTCGTGATGGGCAGATCATCTATGAGCGTTACGCCGGGCCGACGACTCGCGACACCCCACACCTGACCTGGTCAGTGAGCAAGAGCCTGCTCGCCGCCACCCTCGGTGCAGCGTATGGCGCCGGGCGTTTCAAGCTCGACGATGCGGCCGCCCAGTACTACCCGGCGCTGGCTGCGCACCCGCAGTTGAAGGTCGGCCATCTGCTTAACTGGGCTTCCGGCCTGGCCTGGCAGGAAGGCTACGAATACGCGCCGCTGACCTCCTCGGTGGTGGCCATGCTGTACACCCGCGGACGTGGAGACATGGCCGAGTTCGCCGCCGACATCGCCCAGGAAGTGGCGCCCGGCACGCGTTTTCGCTATTCCAGCGGTGACAGCAATCTGCTCTCGGCAGCGCTGCGCGGCATGGTGGGCGAGCAGGCCTACAAGAACTATCCGTGGACGGCGCTGTTCGAGCCCCTGGGCATCACCAGCGCGGTGTGGGAAAGCGACGCGCAGGGCACCTACGTCGCCTCGTCCTATGCCTATATGACCGCTCGCGACCTGGCCCGCATCGGCCTGCTGATGGAGCGCGATGGACGCTGGGAGCAGCGCCAATTGCTGCCGTCGGCCTGGATCGCCTTCAACCGCACGCCGTTCGCCAATTTTCAGGCCGATCCGCGCAAGCCCGGTGAAGCGGTGCCCGGTGGGCAGTGGTGGTTGAACGTGCCGATCAACGGTGCGGCCAAGCCGTGGAACGACGTTCCCGAGGATGCCTTCGCCGCGCTCGGCCATTGGGGCCAGGCGCTGTATGTGATTCCCAGTGAGGATTTGATCGTGGTGCGCTACGGCGACGACCGCGACGGCAGCTATTCGCACAATCAGCTGCTCCGCCGCGTGCAGGCAGCCTTCGTCCCGGAGACCGCGCAATGA
- a CDS encoding amidase, producing MTYRPFILRRPFTSLLLALLAILAGLIWQYRSHLAAFPAIIGAYSAKEYCSCRYVMDNPADYCLGYVKQYIPTSAFFDDASNKRVTASGLGSTQSAAWLGAHEGCRLLPQAAALPDS from the coding sequence ATGACTTATCGGCCTTTTATCCTGCGTCGCCCGTTCACCAGCCTGCTGCTGGCGCTGCTGGCCATTCTCGCCGGGCTGATCTGGCAGTACCGCAGCCACCTGGCCGCGTTCCCGGCGATCATCGGCGCCTATTCGGCGAAGGAGTACTGCTCCTGCCGCTATGTGATGGACAACCCCGCCGACTATTGCCTCGGCTATGTCAAACAGTACATCCCGACCAGTGCGTTTTTCGATGATGCGAGCAACAAGCGCGTGACCGCCAGCGGCCTGGGTAGCACCCAAAGCGCGGCGTGGCTCGGTGCTCATGAAGGCTGCCGTTTGCTGCCGCAAGCGGCGGCGCTGCCGGACTCCTGA